In Maridesulfovibrio zosterae DSM 11974, a genomic segment contains:
- a CDS encoding MlaD family protein: MSRKTNPFRLGLFIIIGMLLFVASLAILGAGKIFENSIKMETYLNESINGLEVGSPIKFRGVKIGSVSKIGFVTDEYVTMEESALRYVYVLGDLNHDMFKTKEVKDVMRYLNKEVERGLRARTVSLGLTGQLFLEIDYVDPEKNPPLKITWKPKNLYVPSAPSMMSRVEGAVASISETLEDINQAKIAEAIEDVRSVAKSMDNFLKNSDTGEISKKLTGTLTQAEKFMVRVNQLLAAPEVDSLMPDVSAAAHNLRKVMDSSSGDIIAAMKDIRKASASARNVTGNVESYMNSTETKQTMANLSKTLNNISDASDKIKAAAVRFEGTLSRVNMTVAGQQGNIDAILDNVRRLVENLRELSSEARQYPSGVLFGDPPKKGQVK, from the coding sequence ATGAGCCGTAAAACCAATCCATTCAGACTTGGTCTTTTTATAATAATCGGTATGCTGCTGTTTGTGGCTTCACTTGCCATTCTTGGTGCAGGTAAAATATTTGAGAATTCTATAAAAATGGAGACTTATTTAAATGAGTCTATTAACGGCCTTGAAGTCGGGTCTCCCATTAAATTTCGCGGTGTAAAAATTGGTTCTGTCAGTAAGATCGGTTTTGTTACTGATGAATATGTGACCATGGAGGAGAGCGCTCTCAGGTATGTTTATGTTTTAGGTGATCTTAACCATGATATGTTTAAGACTAAAGAAGTTAAAGACGTAATGCGTTATCTAAATAAAGAAGTTGAGCGCGGTTTGCGGGCACGCACAGTTTCACTCGGGCTGACCGGGCAGCTTTTTCTTGAAATTGATTATGTGGACCCTGAAAAAAACCCTCCTCTTAAAATTACGTGGAAACCAAAGAATCTTTATGTTCCTTCAGCACCGTCAATGATGAGCCGAGTTGAGGGTGCGGTCGCATCTATCAGTGAAACTCTTGAAGATATTAATCAGGCTAAAATTGCTGAAGCTATAGAAGATGTGCGCTCTGTAGCAAAAAGTATGGATAATTTTTTAAAGAATTCAGATACGGGTGAAATCAGCAAAAAGTTGACTGGAACCCTTACCCAGGCTGAAAAATTTATGGTTCGTGTAAATCAACTGTTGGCGGCTCCGGAAGTTGATAGTCTTATGCCTGATGTTTCAGCTGCCGCACATAATCTGCGTAAAGTTATGGATTCATCTTCCGGAGATATCATTGCAGCAATGAAAGATATTCGTAAAGCTTCGGCCAGTGCCAGGAATGTTACCGGTAATGTTGAAAGTTATATGAACAGTACCGAAACCAAACAAACCATGGCTAATCTTTCAAAAACACTTAATAATATAAGTGATGCTTCTGATAAAATTAAAGCAGCAGCTGTGCGGTTTGAAGGGACATTGTCAAGAGTGAATATGACCGTAGCCGGACAGCAGGGAAATATCGATGCCATACTTGATAACGTGCGCAGGCTGGTTGAAAATCTGCGGGAGCTGAGCAGTGAAGCCAGACAATATCCATCAGGTGTTCTTTTTGGAGATCCTCCGAAAAAAGGGCAGGTTAAATAA
- a CDS encoding ABC transporter permease, with the protein MQSGLIKLETSGSTLKLIGRLDAEGAGEVWDKARAAVSAGSTDVDCSGVNYMDGGGASLFMMMDVLCRDRRKKLNVNGLKPEFSKFLELFDVAKAAPPEKKQTEEKGIRGWITSIGISGQHILKDMHQQIEFSGNCVLAAIGTATLRNRLRWPDFWLTCEKVGADGLPIILLIGFLMGLIMSFQSAVSLMRFGAEIYVPNMLGLVMFRELGPMVTAILLAGRTGSAFAAEIGTMKVNEELDALSTMGLNPVNFLVLPRILATVFVTPLLTLFFNFMSLVGGALVMLSMGYPLATYCGRVFQNVQWMDFSGGMIKAVVFSFLVAGIGCQRGLVTQSGASAVGDSATSAVVSGIILIAVFDGIFAVIFFLAGI; encoded by the coding sequence ATGCAATCCGGTTTAATTAAGCTTGAAACATCTGGATCGACATTGAAACTTATCGGTAGGCTTGATGCTGAAGGAGCAGGCGAAGTCTGGGATAAAGCTCGTGCTGCTGTGTCTGCCGGGAGTACTGATGTGGATTGTTCCGGAGTAAATTACATGGATGGTGGCGGGGCATCATTATTTATGATGATGGATGTCTTATGCCGAGACCGTAGAAAAAAGCTGAATGTTAATGGACTTAAACCGGAGTTTTCTAAATTTCTGGAACTCTTTGATGTTGCAAAAGCCGCTCCTCCTGAAAAAAAGCAGACTGAGGAGAAAGGCATCAGAGGCTGGATTACTTCAATAGGTATTTCTGGTCAGCATATTTTAAAAGACATGCATCAGCAGATCGAATTTTCAGGAAATTGCGTACTTGCAGCTATTGGGACGGCCACTCTTCGTAACCGTCTGCGCTGGCCTGATTTCTGGCTTACCTGCGAGAAAGTAGGTGCGGACGGTCTGCCTATCATTTTGCTTATCGGGTTTTTGATGGGACTCATCATGTCATTTCAATCCGCTGTTTCGTTAATGCGATTCGGGGCGGAAATTTATGTACCCAACATGCTCGGGCTGGTGATGTTTCGCGAACTTGGGCCTATGGTTACCGCAATCCTTCTTGCTGGCCGTACCGGTTCGGCTTTTGCTGCCGAGATCGGAACCATGAAGGTTAATGAGGAACTTGATGCTTTAAGTACAATGGGCCTTAATCCGGTAAATTTTCTTGTGCTGCCCAGAATCTTAGCTACTGTTTTTGTTACTCCGCTGCTGACTCTTTTCTTTAACTTCATGTCACTTGTGGGAGGCGCACTTGTAATGCTTTCCATGGGATATCCGTTGGCAACTTATTGCGGACGGGTTTTTCAGAACGTGCAGTGGATGGATTTTTCAGGCGGAATGATCAAGGCCGTTGTTTTCAGTTTTCTTGTGGCCGGAATAGGTTGTCAGCGTGGTCTTGTAACTCAATCCGGAGCCAGTGCTGTCGGGGATTCAGCAACAAGCGCTGTTGTCAGCGGTATTATTCTCATTGCTGTTTTTGATGGCATTTTTGCAGTAATCTTTTTTCTTGCAGGTATTTAA
- a CDS encoding sensor domain-containing diguanylate cyclase — protein sequence MKNLSDMTDFHAEYDKLKKTYGELQQKVFEKCPECGQTRFKSLFEHAASAIAVLDKNGSTLFTNSAFHEITGYDQNEIYGYPLHKLLVPENDIHEQEYIKKLFCTPEEKANLNICVLDKDKNYRFVDMTVANVKGENSDPCSCICIFRDITSDKEHELRREELMEELMEAKEMQEDNAAQLALLLHELDEKNLELEKEIAERKKAEEKLKESEERFKNLSITDQLTGLFNRRHMVEVATREVNACTKVERALSIILMDIDDFKHFNDTYGHAAGDVVLESIGRTIRENIRYTDRAFRYGGEEFLVILPGTEGSKAALVAENIRKAVAAEKYYPFDGKPVQKTMSFGVSQYKQGEPLEDVLKRADDNMYKSKIRGKNKVYFSCETGDSSFL from the coding sequence TTGAAAAATCTATCTGATATGACTGATTTTCACGCTGAGTATGACAAGCTGAAAAAGACATACGGAGAACTGCAACAAAAAGTATTCGAGAAATGTCCTGAGTGTGGACAGACTCGATTTAAAAGTCTTTTTGAACATGCTGCTTCTGCTATTGCTGTACTTGACAAAAATGGCTCTACTCTTTTTACCAATTCAGCTTTTCATGAAATAACCGGATACGATCAGAATGAAATATACGGCTATCCCCTCCACAAGCTTCTTGTTCCTGAAAATGATATACATGAACAGGAATACATAAAAAAACTTTTTTGCACTCCTGAAGAGAAAGCCAATCTTAATATTTGCGTTCTTGATAAGGACAAAAATTACCGCTTTGTAGATATGACCGTTGCAAACGTTAAGGGAGAAAACTCAGATCCCTGCAGCTGCATATGTATATTTAGAGATATAACTAGCGATAAAGAGCATGAATTGCGCCGTGAAGAATTAATGGAAGAACTCATGGAAGCAAAAGAAATGCAGGAAGACAATGCTGCACAGTTAGCTTTACTGCTCCATGAACTAGATGAAAAGAATCTGGAACTGGAAAAAGAAATTGCTGAAAGAAAAAAAGCTGAAGAGAAACTCAAAGAAAGTGAAGAAAGATTCAAAAACTTGAGTATAACCGACCAGCTTACAGGACTTTTCAACCGCCGGCATATGGTTGAAGTTGCTACCAGGGAAGTTAACGCTTGTACAAAAGTTGAGCGGGCACTGAGTATCATTCTTATGGATATTGACGATTTTAAGCATTTTAACGATACCTACGGACATGCGGCTGGAGATGTCGTTCTTGAAAGTATAGGCCGCACCATACGAGAAAATATCCGGTATACTGACAGGGCATTTCGTTATGGCGGCGAAGAATTCTTAGTCATCCTCCCCGGTACAGAAGGATCTAAGGCAGCTCTGGTGGCTGAAAATATACGTAAGGCTGTCGCTGCTGAAAAATATTATCCATTTGATGGTAAACCTGTACAGAAAACCATGAGTTTCGGCGTATCTCAATACAAGCAGGGAGAACCGCTTGAAGATGTCTTAAAAAGAGCTGATGACAACATGTATAAATCTAAAATAAGAGGAAAAAACAAAGTTTATTTTTCCTGCGAAACAGGTGACAGCTCTTTCTTATAA
- a CDS encoding DUF445 domain-containing protein, whose amino-acid sequence MITMKLLLSPIICGLIGWFTNYLAVKMLFHPHKAIKVGPFTIQGIFPKRQKELALRLGEMIERELISHADIKDVINDPGFLDKHKDVVLEYLDVFFREKLVSLHPMVGMFLNDETMKTVKGMLSKELDEMLPKLIETTSSQLECSLDFKCLVQDKVECFSMEQLEGILFSIMKKEFKFIEVIGGVLGFIIGLIQMVLFIL is encoded by the coding sequence ATGATTACAATGAAGCTTCTTCTTTCACCAATAATTTGTGGACTGATTGGATGGTTCACTAACTATCTGGCCGTGAAAATGCTTTTTCATCCACATAAAGCTATTAAAGTGGGGCCTTTTACAATTCAGGGGATTTTTCCTAAACGTCAGAAAGAGCTAGCACTGCGTTTGGGTGAGATGATTGAAAGAGAGTTGATTTCACACGCTGATATCAAAGATGTAATCAATGACCCAGGCTTTTTGGATAAACATAAAGATGTTGTTCTTGAATATCTGGATGTTTTTTTCAGGGAGAAACTGGTTTCTTTGCATCCTATGGTAGGCATGTTTCTTAATGATGAAACTATGAAGACTGTTAAGGGGATGCTTTCTAAAGAGCTTGATGAAATGCTGCCTAAACTTATTGAAACCACATCTTCACAACTTGAATGTTCTCTTGATTTCAAATGTCTGGTTCAGGACAAAGTTGAATGTTTTTCCATGGAACAGCTTGAAGGAATCCTGTTCAGTATAATGAAAAAAGAATTCAAATTCATCGAAGTTATTGGTGGTGTGCTCGGATTTATTATCGGTCTGATTCAGATGGTACTCTTCATTCTGTAA
- the rpe gene encoding ribulose-phosphate 3-epimerase, giving the protein MTAKETIISPSLLSCDFSRLADELKALEEAGLKWAHLDVMDGRFVPNITFGPPVIKSMRKECNLFFDCHLMIEQPERYIDEFADAGADLICIHAESTNHLERAVAAIADRGVKPAIALNPATPLESIKYLIPQLYMVLIMSVNPGFGGQKYIPFCSQKVSDLKAMITEQGADTLIQLDGGVTMDNCRELVEAGADVLVSGSAFFKYPPYAERHKMFLKTCAG; this is encoded by the coding sequence ATGACTGCCAAGGAAACGATCATTTCCCCATCACTTCTTTCATGCGATTTCAGCCGTCTTGCTGACGAACTGAAAGCCCTTGAAGAAGCTGGACTCAAATGGGCACACCTTGATGTAATGGACGGTAGATTCGTCCCTAACATCACATTCGGCCCTCCGGTCATCAAGTCAATGCGTAAAGAGTGCAATCTCTTCTTCGACTGCCATCTCATGATTGAGCAGCCCGAACGCTACATTGATGAATTTGCTGATGCAGGGGCAGATCTGATCTGCATTCACGCTGAGTCCACCAATCATCTCGAAAGAGCTGTTGCCGCCATTGCAGATAGAGGCGTTAAACCAGCTATTGCCCTCAATCCGGCAACACCTCTGGAATCAATCAAATATCTGATTCCCCAGCTCTACATGGTGCTGATTATGTCTGTTAACCCCGGTTTCGGCGGACAGAAATATATCCCCTTCTGTAGTCAGAAGGTTAGTGATCTCAAAGCCATGATTACTGAGCAAGGTGCTGACACACTTATACAGCTTGATGGCGGAGTAACTATGGACAACTGTCGTGAACTCGTTGAAGCAGGGGCAGATGTTCTTGTTTCAGGTTCAGCCTTCTTTAAGTATCCACCTTACGCAGAACGTCATAAAATGTTTTTAAAGACCTGCGCAGGTTAG
- a CDS encoding ABC transporter ATP-binding protein, with the protein MNRTSENIISVQNLTCAYGDSVIIDNISFGVQQGEIFIILGGSGCGKSTVLKHMIGLYPPANGEILIDGDDIGSAYGEERLAILRRIGVMYQMGALFGSMTLLENVRLPLEEFTSMPREAMDYTARMKLSLVGLETSADKMPSELSGGMLKRGAIARAMALDPKILFLDEPSAGLDPVTSAELDELIRSLSRSLGVTFVIVTHELQSIFSIADRIIMLDKGTKGIIAEGDPRVLRDESDHPIVHSFFHREFVDKTKKSSFVTENI; encoded by the coding sequence TTGAATCGCACTTCTGAAAATATCATCAGCGTGCAGAATCTGACCTGTGCATACGGAGATTCTGTCATTATCGATAATATCTCATTCGGTGTGCAGCAGGGTGAAATATTTATTATTCTGGGTGGGTCCGGTTGCGGAAAGAGTACCGTGCTTAAACACATGATCGGACTTTATCCTCCTGCCAATGGTGAAATACTAATTGATGGTGACGATATCGGTTCTGCATATGGAGAAGAAAGGCTCGCAATTTTACGCCGGATCGGAGTTATGTATCAGATGGGTGCTCTGTTCGGCTCCATGACACTGCTGGAGAATGTACGGCTGCCGCTGGAAGAATTTACATCTATGCCCAGAGAAGCCATGGATTACACTGCGCGTATGAAACTTTCTCTTGTCGGTCTTGAAACTTCGGCGGACAAAATGCCGTCAGAGCTTTCAGGCGGTATGCTTAAACGCGGAGCAATTGCAAGGGCTATGGCTCTCGATCCTAAAATTCTTTTTCTTGATGAACCTTCAGCCGGATTGGATCCGGTAACATCAGCTGAGCTTGATGAATTAATCCGTAGTCTGTCTCGCTCCCTAGGAGTGACGTTTGTTATTGTCACTCATGAATTGCAATCCATTTTTTCCATAGCGGACCGGATAATCATGCTGGATAAAGGAACTAAAGGAATAATCGCTGAAGGTGATCCCCGTGTTCTGCGTGATGAATCTGATCATCCCATTGTGCATAGTTTTTTTCATAGAGAGTTTGTAGACAAGACTAAAAAATCCTCATTTGTGACGGAGAATATATGA
- a CDS encoding ABC-type transport auxiliary lipoprotein family protein — protein sequence MRNKSFVKNKIIGSSIVCVIVLAMMGVSACVSLERPSLDRKYFALDVKRDKSGGSSVKSKNNLVVRRVKVSPRYEERDLVYKVAENTFESDYYNSFFIPPASLLTQELRLWMGDSTMFANVLAPSSMGTGDLLLEGVVNSIYGDYTGSKPVAVVNMQFFLLDNSNPDLPIIYSRNFEKNIPMKGSSPDALIQAMNKGVKEIFTELESDLATVVQKSVYKKELSPVSQEK from the coding sequence ATGAGAAATAAAAGTTTTGTTAAAAATAAAATTATCGGCAGCAGCATTGTCTGTGTTATTGTTCTGGCCATGATGGGTGTATCAGCCTGTGTAAGTCTTGAGCGTCCTTCGCTTGATCGCAAGTATTTTGCGCTTGATGTTAAGCGGGATAAATCCGGTGGTTCTTCAGTTAAATCAAAGAATAATCTGGTTGTGCGTCGGGTGAAAGTTTCTCCTCGTTACGAGGAGCGTGATCTGGTCTATAAAGTGGCTGAAAATACATTTGAGTCTGATTATTATAATTCCTTTTTTATTCCCCCTGCTTCACTTCTCACGCAGGAATTGCGCCTCTGGATGGGGGATAGCACAATGTTTGCTAACGTGCTTGCACCTTCAAGTATGGGGACCGGGGATCTGTTGCTGGAGGGTGTGGTCAACTCTATTTATGGGGATTATACCGGTTCAAAACCTGTGGCAGTAGTCAATATGCAGTTCTTTTTGCTGGATAACAGCAATCCTGATCTACCTATTATCTATTCACGTAATTTTGAGAAAAATATACCAATGAAAGGAAGCAGTCCAGACGCACTGATTCAGGCAATGAACAAAGGTGTCAAAGAAATTTTTACTGAACTCGAATCAGATCTGGCTACAGTTGTACAAAAGAGCGTTTATAAGAAAGAGCTGTCACCTGTTTCGCAGGAAAAATAA